One Campylobacter concisus DNA window includes the following coding sequences:
- a CDS encoding type II secretion system protein — protein MRRGFTLIAAIFFVVIASSICMLALSIASTSVKQNSEIYLREQSELVARAATEYAMLAIISNDFSTTCLGNQSKNASEDNPIAGEFGDLFTFKVYVKYFGDMGNACKNKDAVIVKGANQGTIMLDVFVSSKPGKASNPINFHKRTLQKL, from the coding sequence ATGAGGCGAGGATTTACACTCATTGCAGCGATATTTTTTGTGGTGATCGCAAGCTCTATTTGTATGCTAGCTCTTTCGATCGCTAGTACTTCAGTTAAGCAAAATAGTGAAATTTATCTAAGAGAGCAAAGCGAGCTAGTAGCTCGTGCAGCGACAGAATACGCCATGCTAGCTATCATAAGCAATGACTTTAGCACCACTTGTCTAGGGAACCAAAGCAAAAATGCAAGTGAAGACAATCCGATAGCTGGCGAATTTGGCGACCTCTTTACTTTTAAAGTATATGTAAAATACTTTGGCGATATGGGCAATGCTTGTAAAAACAAAGATGCTGTGATAGTAAAAGGAGCAAATCAAGGCACAATAATGCTTGATGTATTTGTCAGTTCAAAACCGGGAAAAGCCTCAAATCCTATAAATTTTCACAAACGAACTCTTCAGAAACTTTAA
- the lptA gene encoding lipopolysaccharide transport periplasmic protein LptA — protein sequence MGRRKAAILAMILGFTFLNAEQVEITSNDFFADENKQISEFVGNVNIKKGSYDELKANKVVVHFDKKRQPVKYVATGNARAKIFMKDKHYDGKGDTLTYEPAKQTYTVTGNGYLHEVETDKNVYGEKIVVNQKDGTYSVNSDEKKPVKFIFQIEDKTK from the coding sequence ATGGGTAGAAGAAAAGCAGCGATTTTAGCGATGATTTTGGGCTTTACATTTTTAAATGCAGAGCAGGTCGAGATCACATCAAATGATTTTTTTGCTGACGAAAACAAGCAGATCAGCGAATTTGTAGGCAATGTAAATATCAAAAAAGGCTCATACGATGAGCTAAAGGCAAACAAAGTCGTTGTGCATTTTGATAAAAAGCGCCAGCCAGTAAAATATGTAGCCACAGGCAACGCTAGAGCTAAAATTTTCATGAAAGATAAGCACTATGACGGCAAGGGCGATACGCTCACGTACGAGCCAGCAAAGCAGACATACACAGTAACTGGCAACGGTTACTTGCACGAGGTAGAGACTGATAAAAATGTCTATGGTGAAAAGATCGTTGTCAATCAAAAAGATGGCACATATAGCGTAAATAGCGACGAGAAAAAGCCGGTTAAATTTATCTTTCAGATCGAGGATAAAACCAAGTGA
- a CDS encoding prepilin-type N-terminal cleavage/methylation domain-containing protein, whose product MVKRGFSLIELILSIVVVAIISTSIPLVLKTTSELNQKAVTQESLMNAKTYMGLILKAPFSDKVIKVSTNIGGSSAETAYFFPIILKPGDQRNEFYKINKITGDGHRVFAYTNSSDLVPDTAVRSVDYYKTRNKNLNTTNQNRDYIVGSEYNVRIKNGNGDFKPNLGLDNSDVKEIIVTATSYKNNTKQETTSVLRAYAFNLGEGGSLNTKVWK is encoded by the coding sequence TTGGTAAAAAGAGGCTTTTCTCTTATAGAGCTTATCCTCTCGATAGTCGTTGTGGCGATCATCAGCACGTCGATACCACTTGTATTAAAGACCACATCTGAGCTAAATCAAAAGGCGGTTACGCAAGAGAGCTTGATGAATGCTAAGACCTACATGGGGCTTATCTTAAAAGCTCCCTTTAGTGACAAGGTCATCAAGGTCTCAACAAACATCGGCGGCAGTAGCGCTGAGACGGCTTACTTTTTTCCTATCATCTTAAAGCCAGGTGATCAAAGAAACGAATTTTATAAGATAAATAAAATAACAGGCGACGGGCATAGAGTTTTTGCCTATACAAACTCATCAGATCTAGTACCTGATACGGCAGTGAGGTCTGTGGATTATTACAAAACAAGAAATAAAAATTTAAACACAACAAATCAAAACAGAGACTATATAGTTGGCTCAGAATATAACGTCAGAATAAAAAATGGTAATGGGGATTTTAAGCCAAATTTAGGGCTAGACAACAGCGACGTAAAAGAGATAATTGTAACTGCTACTTCGTATAAAAACAACACAAAACAAGAGACTACATCAGTGCTAAGAGCTTACGCTTTTAATCTAGGTGAGGGCGGCTCGCTAAATACGAAAGTGTGGAAATGA
- a CDS encoding prepilin-type N-terminal cleavage/methylation domain-containing protein translates to MKRAFTLLELVVVIVVLGIIAMMSFNAIMNIYSNYFQTKTVNELETQTEIALEQISKRLEHRIKPSVIARKTDGAFLALNDSGVNLDAKYEILEFIPYAYEIFNDVPSGSNKAGRYSGYADLAKSSPATGLISPGSNFSTEVVETIKDLTCREDTNATCVDFTKKDGGVVAIFSDVYYNVQDSFGYKGDITKLDIAKVGVKSTDGNTLEISGFDGKQISEQYHLAYTANAIVPEQSADPKDAANGVFDLNLYYDYRPWMGEKYKKNGEKATLAKNVTRFVFTEKNGVIVLKLCMRAKNSEITICKSKAVY, encoded by the coding sequence ATGAAAAGAGCCTTTACTCTTCTTGAGCTTGTAGTCGTTATCGTCGTGCTTGGTATCATTGCTATGATGAGCTTTAACGCCATAATGAACATCTACTCAAACTACTTTCAAACAAAGACAGTAAATGAGCTCGAGACGCAAACAGAGATCGCACTGGAGCAAATTTCAAAGAGGCTAGAGCACCGCATAAAGCCAAGCGTGATCGCTAGAAAAACTGATGGAGCTTTTTTGGCGCTAAATGATAGTGGGGTAAATTTAGATGCTAAGTATGAAATTTTAGAATTTATCCCCTATGCGTATGAAATTTTTAATGATGTGCCTTCTGGTAGTAATAAAGCAGGCAGATACAGTGGCTACGCAGATCTTGCTAAAAGCTCACCAGCAACTGGTCTGATAAGTCCTGGAAGTAATTTTTCTACCGAAGTTGTTGAAACCATAAAAGATCTAACTTGCAGGGAAGATACAAATGCCACTTGTGTTGATTTCACAAAAAAAGATGGCGGCGTTGTAGCGATATTTTCTGATGTTTATTATAATGTGCAAGATTCTTTTGGATATAAAGGTGATATTACAAAGCTAGACATAGCAAAAGTTGGCGTAAAAAGCACTGATGGCAACACGCTAGAAATTTCAGGATTTGATGGCAAACAAATTTCAGAGCAGTATCATCTAGCTTACACAGCAAATGCCATAGTGCCAGAGCAAAGCGCTGATCCAAAAGATGCGGCAAACGGCGTCTTTGATCTAAATTTATACTACGACTATCGTCCATGGATGGGAGAAAAATATAAAAAAAATGGCGAAAAGGCAACCCTTGCTAAAAACGTTACGAGGTTTGTCTTTACTGAAAAAAATGGCGTCATCGTGCTAAAACTTTGCATGAGGGCAAAAAACTCAGAGATAACTATCTGCAAGTCAAAGGCGGTTTATTAA
- the lon gene encoding endopeptidase La, which translates to MQINENKGFPTEIPIIVEDELFLYPFMITPLFLSDEENLKALELAIQGETPILVVPTKPQQDGARDFDGIYDAGVIGTIMRRVPLPDGRVKVLFQGIDKGKILKQSGINPLRGIVDMLHVKRPSQVKTDALIVVLREKVRELSQFSHFFPPDLLKTIEESAEAIRVCDLVSSALRLKKQIAYSFFVEENLEQRLLKLIDYVIEEIEANKLQKEIKNKVHSKIDKTNKEYFLKEQLKQIQAELGADTSREEELEEYRKKLDAKKKFMAEDAYKEIKKQIDKLSRMHPDSADANTLQSYLDWVLEIPFENIAKKKSSIAEVSKHLNADHYSLEKPKERIEEYFALRELLELRGVGEKVNNGAILCFAGPPGVGKTSLANSIAKALKRELVRIALGGLEDVNELRGHRRTYIGAMPGRIVQGLIEAKQMNPVVVLDEIDKVGRSYRGDPTAVLLEILDPEQNNKFRDYYLNFNIDLSKIIFIATANDVSMIPAALRDRMEFIELSSYTPQEKFEIAKKYLLPQELKKHGLKPSDVSISKEALELIISDYTRESGVRNLRRRIADILRKVAKNILTKKNEGKISVTAKNLKEFLEKKVYEIEPADKKDQIGLVNGLAWTSVGGDVLRIEAIRIQGKGNMQITGQLGDVMKESAQIAFSVVKVLIDNKKLKVPMAIVPKFDDDKHKLEASDVYRRYDLHLHVPEGAVPKDGPSAGITMATAIASILTDTKVKHDIAMTGEITLTGRVLPIGGLKEKLIAAHKAGIKTALIPRKNYDRDLVDIPAEVKADMKIIAVDTIDDVLKNALVAKK; encoded by the coding sequence TTGCAAATAAACGAAAACAAAGGCTTCCCAACTGAGATCCCTATCATAGTTGAGGACGAGCTATTTTTATATCCATTTATGATAACGCCGCTTTTTTTAAGCGACGAAGAAAATTTAAAAGCTCTTGAGCTTGCCATACAAGGAGAGACGCCGATCCTTGTCGTGCCTACAAAGCCCCAGCAAGACGGCGCTAGAGACTTTGACGGCATCTATGATGCAGGCGTGATCGGCACGATAATGCGCCGTGTGCCCCTACCTGACGGACGCGTAAAAGTGCTATTTCAGGGCATCGACAAAGGTAAAATTTTAAAGCAATCAGGTATAAACCCACTCCGTGGCATCGTCGATATGCTCCACGTAAAGCGCCCATCACAGGTCAAAACTGACGCTCTCATCGTAGTTTTACGAGAAAAAGTAAGAGAGCTTTCGCAGTTTAGCCACTTTTTCCCACCTGATCTTTTAAAAACGATCGAAGAGAGCGCTGAAGCGATCAGGGTTTGCGACCTAGTCTCAAGCGCACTTCGTCTAAAAAAACAGATCGCTTATAGCTTTTTTGTCGAAGAAAATTTAGAACAGCGCCTACTAAAGCTCATCGACTACGTCATCGAAGAGATCGAGGCAAACAAGCTTCAAAAAGAGATCAAAAACAAGGTTCACTCAAAGATCGACAAGACAAATAAAGAGTACTTCTTAAAAGAGCAGCTAAAGCAAATTCAAGCTGAGCTTGGAGCGGACACGAGCCGTGAAGAGGAGCTTGAAGAGTACCGCAAAAAGCTTGATGCGAAGAAGAAATTTATGGCTGAGGACGCCTATAAAGAGATCAAAAAACAAATAGATAAGCTCTCTCGCATGCACCCAGACTCAGCAGACGCAAATACTTTGCAAAGCTACCTCGACTGGGTACTTGAAATTCCATTTGAAAACATAGCTAAGAAAAAGTCATCTATCGCTGAAGTGAGCAAGCACCTAAATGCCGACCACTACAGCTTAGAAAAGCCAAAAGAGCGCATAGAGGAGTATTTTGCTTTGCGTGAGCTTTTGGAGCTTAGAGGCGTTGGCGAAAAGGTAAATAACGGCGCCATTTTATGCTTTGCAGGCCCTCCAGGCGTGGGTAAAACAAGCCTTGCAAACTCGATAGCAAAGGCGCTAAAGCGTGAGCTAGTCAGGATCGCTCTTGGCGGACTTGAAGACGTAAACGAGCTAAGAGGCCACCGCCGCACCTATATAGGCGCTATGCCAGGTCGTATCGTGCAAGGGCTCATAGAAGCCAAACAGATGAATCCAGTAGTTGTTTTAGACGAGATCGACAAGGTTGGCAGAAGCTACAGAGGCGATCCGACCGCTGTTTTGCTTGAAATTTTAGACCCAGAGCAAAATAATAAATTTAGAGACTACTATCTAAATTTCAACATCGATCTTAGCAAGATCATCTTCATCGCCACAGCAAATGACGTGAGCATGATACCAGCTGCACTTCGCGACAGGATGGAGTTTATCGAGCTTAGCTCATACACCCCACAAGAAAAATTTGAGATCGCTAAAAAATATCTCTTGCCTCAAGAGCTTAAAAAGCACGGCCTAAAACCAAGCGATGTGAGCATTAGCAAAGAGGCGCTTGAGCTAATAATTAGCGACTACACAAGAGAGAGTGGCGTGCGAAATTTACGCCGCAGGATCGCTGACATACTAAGAAAAGTCGCCAAAAATATCCTCACTAAAAAGAACGAAGGCAAGATCAGCGTCACGGCTAAAAATTTAAAAGAGTTTTTAGAGAAAAAGGTCTATGAGATCGAGCCAGCGGATAAAAAAGATCAGATCGGCTTGGTAAATGGTCTCGCGTGGACAAGTGTCGGCGGCGATGTGCTAAGGATCGAGGCTATCAGGATCCAAGGCAAAGGCAATATGCAGATCACCGGTCAGCTAGGTGACGTGATGAAAGAGAGCGCTCAGATAGCATTTAGCGTGGTAAAAGTGCTGATAGATAACAAAAAGCTAAAAGTGCCGATGGCTATCGTGCCAAAATTTGATGATGACAAGCACAAGCTAGAAGCCAGCGACGTTTATAGACGCTACGACCTTCACTTGCATGTGCCAGAAGGTGCAGTGCCAAAAGATGGCCCAAGCGCTGGTATCACGATGGCAACTGCGATCGCATCGATACTAACTGACACAAAGGTCAAGCACGACATCGCAATGACAGGTGAGATCACGCTAACTGGCAGAGTTTTACCTATCGGAGGACTAAAAGAAAAGCTTATAGCCGCTCACAAAGCTGGCATCAAAACAGCTCTGATACCTCGCAAAAACTATGACCGCGACCTTGTCGATATCCCAGCCGAAGTAAAAGCTGATATGAAGATCATCGCCGTAGATACGATCGATGATGTACTAAAAAACGCTCTTGTAGCTAAAAAATAA
- the yihA gene encoding ribosome biogenesis GTP-binding protein YihA/YsxC: MIRALSAKFITSSPSIKEAPSFVTSEVVFLGRSNVGKSSLINALVNQKNLAKSSSTPGKTQLINFFEAEFCEEKEESEKEKFKLILVDLPGFGYAKVAKSKHDEWRKNLDEFLKFRSDIRLFIHLIDARHFDLDIDVNVDSYLKSFLRADQKILNLYTKSDKLNQSQKSAIMKFDPSGILVSTLSKSGIDKAREAIINHALGR, encoded by the coding sequence GTGATAAGAGCCTTGAGCGCTAAATTTATCACATCAAGCCCAAGCATAAAGGAGGCTCCAAGCTTTGTGACAAGCGAGGTGGTCTTTTTGGGTAGGTCAAATGTTGGTAAAAGCAGCCTCATAAACGCACTTGTAAATCAAAAAAATTTAGCCAAAAGCTCATCAACTCCTGGCAAAACGCAGCTTATAAATTTCTTTGAGGCTGAGTTTTGTGAGGAAAAAGAAGAGAGTGAAAAAGAGAAATTTAAACTCATCTTGGTTGATCTACCAGGTTTTGGCTACGCAAAAGTTGCAAAGTCAAAACACGACGAGTGGCGTAAAAATTTAGATGAGTTTTTGAAATTTAGAAGCGACATCAGACTTTTTATACATCTAATCGACGCTAGACATTTTGACTTAGACATCGACGTAAACGTGGATTCTTACCTAAAAAGCTTTTTAAGAGCTGATCAGAAAATCTTAAATTTATACACAAAAAGCGACAAGCTAAATCAAAGCCAAAAGAGTGCGATAATGAAATTTGACCCAAGTGGTATTTTGGTCTCGACACTCAGCAAAAGCGGCATCGACAAGGCACGGGAAGCTATCATAAACCACGCTCTTGGTAGGTAA
- a CDS encoding outer membrane protein assembly factor BamD has translation MKRFSKFLAVVALLGLFSGCAEKYTELYNLSPDEWYAQVIADIKDGDLESADKHYVSMASEHVASPLLEQILLILAQAHANDEEYLMANHYLDEYIKRYGDNGPKTEFAQYLKIKANFDSFTQPNRNQKLMEDSVTEIEKFLYMYPNTEYKPLIETMLIKFKLALYFLDMQIADLYKRTGRDVSAKIYEQKLEESPFKNSDLIKPDVAWYRKLFE, from the coding sequence ATGAAAAGATTTTCTAAATTTCTAGCAGTTGTGGCTCTTTTAGGGCTTTTTAGCGGTTGTGCTGAAAAATACACCGAGCTTTACAATCTAAGCCCAGACGAGTGGTACGCTCAAGTCATCGCTGACATAAAAGATGGCGATCTGGAGTCAGCTGATAAACACTACGTTTCAATGGCTAGCGAGCACGTTGCAAGCCCACTTTTGGAGCAAATTTTACTCATCCTTGCCCAAGCTCACGCAAATGACGAAGAGTATCTCATGGCAAATCACTATCTTGATGAATACATCAAAAGATACGGCGATAACGGCCCAAAAACAGAATTTGCTCAATACCTAAAGATAAAAGCAAATTTTGACTCATTTACCCAGCCAAACCGCAACCAAAAGCTAATGGAGGATAGCGTAACTGAGATCGAAAAATTTCTTTATATGTATCCAAATACCGAGTATAAGCCGCTTATCGAGACCATGCTTATCAAATTTAAACTTGCTCTTTACTTCTTAGATATGCAAATAGCAGATCTTTACAAGAGAACTGGCCGTGACGTTTCGGCTAAAATTTACGAGCAAAAGCTAGAAGAGTCGCCGTTTAAAAACTCAGACCTTATCAAACCTGACGTGGCATGGTATAGAAAACTGTTTGAATAG
- a CDS encoding KdsC family phosphatase, protein MIEIIFLDVDGCLTDGKIIYNANGEELKFFDVKDGYAIESWLKLGKKVAIITGRKSAIVERRAEDLKINHVYQGVGDKFEVAREILKFEGLSFKNAAAIGDDYNDYKILDAVAWSFKPKDAIKELDVKTKLKHKGGNGAVREMIELIIKSENLYDEWSKRWL, encoded by the coding sequence ATGATAGAGATTATATTTTTAGACGTTGATGGGTGCCTCACTGATGGCAAGATCATCTACAATGCAAACGGCGAAGAGCTTAAATTTTTTGATGTAAAAGATGGCTACGCGATAGAGAGCTGGCTAAAGCTTGGCAAGAAAGTAGCTATCATCACTGGCAGAAAGTCGGCTATCGTTGAGCGAAGGGCTGAGGATCTAAAGATAAACCACGTCTATCAAGGCGTTGGCGATAAATTTGAAGTAGCAAGAGAGATATTAAAATTTGAAGGGCTTAGCTTTAAAAACGCAGCAGCTATCGGCGATGACTATAATGACTATAAAATTTTAGACGCAGTTGCATGGAGCTTTAAGCCAAAAGATGCCATTAAAGAGCTTGATGTAAAGACAAAGCTAAAGCACAAAGGCGGCAATGGCGCTGTTAGAGAGATGATCGAGCTGATCATAAAATCAGAAAATTTATATGACGAGTGGTCTAAGCGTTGGTTGTAA
- the lptC gene encoding LPS export ABC transporter periplasmic protein LptC yields MVVKIFYFVVAIFSAVMIFLAAQDPYLANVLKVDTKISNMQVNDVVDYEINSTKISGVYESDELNRYSDRDEFLDFKARILRGNLRHFLSSDKAISQNDEIIFQKNANYENNDSLKFKSDEVIYNTKTKIVRSEANFTITRNGDKALGDSGSYDLGKKQTQIKGLRAWVEEKQRF; encoded by the coding sequence TTGGTTGTAAAAATTTTCTACTTCGTCGTGGCCATTTTTAGTGCTGTGATGATATTTTTAGCGGCTCAAGACCCATACCTAGCAAACGTGCTAAAGGTTGATACCAAGATATCAAATATGCAGGTAAATGACGTGGTTGATTATGAGATAAACTCAACAAAGATAAGCGGAGTTTATGAGAGTGACGAGCTAAACAGATATAGCGACAGGGATGAATTTTTAGACTTTAAAGCGAGAATTTTAAGGGGAAATTTAAGACATTTTCTAAGCTCAGATAAGGCTATCTCGCAAAATGACGAGATAATATTTCAAAAAAATGCAAACTATGAAAACAACGATAGTTTGAAATTTAAAAGCGATGAAGTTATATACAACACAAAGACAAAAATAGTAAGATCAGAGGCAAATTTCACCATCACTAGAAATGGCGACAAAGCACTGGGAGATAGTGGAAGCTACGATCTTGGTAAAAAACAAACGCAGATAAAAGGGTTAAGGGCATGGGTAGAAGAAAAGCAGCGATTTTAG
- the mrdA gene encoding penicillin-binding protein 2 codes for MRMRIVFGVIALFWIMLLGRIYHLSVNSNTYYNEIAEQNAIKTIYIPPVRGIIFDAHDKPMAVNRLGFSIYVRPHLSANKKVKILDDELAYIGSLFGDLNVTKLKNEYIKNDSAYNQDFINVVEFVDYDKFLPFFAPLSLRENLEIRPASKRHYPYNDLASHIIGYVGRANQKDMENDPLTKLTNYIGRSGVERFYNPILQGIQGFKKIKVNALNEEIEQVSYQAPQSQNIKLAVDLELQQFVADVFGKDAGSVIVMSLKDGAIIAAGSFPEYDLNPFVLGISQAEWEELVKNVDHPFTNKLINGLYPPGSVVKMGMALAFLDNGMSKYDSFFCSGSYELGGRKFRCWNSHGHGTVNMNTAIRESCDDYFYKGSQKIGIDAIVPILERMGFGRKTEVDLPNEFVGTLPSREWKMRKYGKAWFQGETLITSIGQGNFLVTPMQVAKYTAGLATGLNVTPHFLKSIDGKDVDFTPTDDAFTPFEKSQLPAIRHAMYEVANHPRGTANRHFVGSLVKVAAKTGTAQVVGISQTEKKRMKEEDMAYLQRSHAWMTTYAPFEDPQYVITMVVEHGGHGGSAAGPKISQIYNKLVEMGYIKLDKVQTEKDKK; via the coding sequence ATGAGGATGCGTATCGTTTTTGGCGTGATTGCTCTTTTTTGGATCATGCTTTTGGGGCGGATTTACCACCTAAGTGTCAATTCAAACACCTACTACAACGAGATCGCTGAGCAAAATGCGATAAAAACTATCTACATCCCACCAGTTAGAGGTATCATCTTTGATGCGCACGACAAGCCTATGGCGGTCAATCGCCTAGGATTTTCTATCTATGTAAGGCCGCACCTTAGCGCAAACAAAAAGGTGAAAATTTTAGACGATGAGCTAGCCTATATCGGCTCGCTATTTGGCGATCTAAACGTCACCAAACTTAAAAATGAATACATAAAAAACGACTCAGCTTACAACCAAGACTTCATAAACGTGGTCGAATTTGTTGATTATGATAAATTTTTGCCATTTTTTGCGCCACTTTCTCTGCGTGAAAATTTAGAGATAAGACCCGCTTCAAAGCGCCACTATCCATACAACGACCTAGCTTCTCACATCATCGGCTACGTCGGTAGGGCAAATCAAAAAGATATGGAAAACGACCCTTTGACAAAGCTTACAAACTATATCGGTAGAAGCGGCGTAGAGCGCTTTTATAACCCTATCTTGCAAGGAATTCAAGGCTTTAAAAAGATCAAGGTAAATGCGCTAAATGAAGAGATCGAGCAGGTGAGCTATCAAGCGCCACAAAGTCAAAACATAAAGCTCGCCGTCGATCTTGAGCTTCAGCAGTTTGTCGCTGACGTCTTTGGTAAGGATGCAGGAAGCGTCATAGTTATGAGCCTAAAAGATGGCGCTATAATCGCAGCAGGAAGCTTTCCTGAATATGATCTAAATCCTTTTGTGCTTGGAATTTCTCAGGCTGAGTGGGAAGAGCTTGTAAAAAATGTCGATCACCCATTTACAAATAAGCTAATAAACGGCCTCTACCCGCCAGGATCTGTCGTAAAAATGGGTATGGCTCTTGCCTTTTTAGACAATGGTATGAGCAAATATGATAGCTTTTTTTGTAGTGGCTCGTATGAGCTTGGAGGGCGTAAATTTCGCTGCTGGAACTCGCATGGTCATGGCACGGTTAATATGAACACAGCCATTAGAGAGAGCTGCGATGACTATTTTTACAAGGGTAGTCAAAAGATAGGTATAGATGCCATTGTGCCGATACTTGAGCGTATGGGTTTTGGTAGAAAAACAGAGGTTGATTTGCCAAACGAGTTTGTGGGGACGCTGCCAAGCAGGGAGTGGAAGATGAGGAAGTATGGCAAGGCGTGGTTTCAAGGCGAGACGCTCATCACCTCTATCGGACAGGGAAATTTTCTAGTCACGCCTATGCAGGTGGCTAAATACACAGCAGGCCTTGCAACTGGGCTAAATGTGACGCCACATTTTTTAAAGAGCATCGATGGCAAAGATGTTGATTTTACGCCAACAGATGATGCTTTTACGCCGTTTGAAAAGTCGCAGCTACCTGCCATTAGGCATGCGATGTATGAGGTGGCAAATCACCCAAGAGGTACGGCAAATAGGCACTTTGTGGGAAGTCTTGTAAAGGTTGCGGCAAAGACTGGAACAGCTCAGGTCGTTGGCATCTCGCAAACTGAAAAGAAGCGTATGAAAGAAGAAGATATGGCGTATCTGCAAAGATCTCACGCGTGGATGACGACCTATGCGCCTTTTGAGGATCCACAATACGTCATAACGATGGTTGTTGAACACGGTGGTCACGGTGGTAGCGCTGCTGGACCAAAAATCTCTCAAATTTATAACAAGCTAGTTGAAATGGGATATATAAAACTTGATAAAGTCCAGACTGAGAAAGATAAGAAATAG
- the hpf gene encoding ribosome hibernation-promoting factor, HPF/YfiA family codes for MNISIVGKQFELTEPIKNYIQDAFDTLGKYNLDIISARCVVGADEKQGKKGFNAEFSLNMAHKDTIVVRQKDKDLYAAIDLAIEKASKVLRREHDKKFTVKGKADDKEFRSRIGEEKIEGVEEIVPMELEIYKPLEVEEALDKLKSSDKQFYVFNDVDAKMRVIYKRTDGTFGLY; via the coding sequence ATGAACATAAGCATTGTTGGAAAACAATTTGAGCTAACAGAGCCTATCAAAAACTACATCCAAGACGCTTTTGATACCCTTGGCAAGTACAACCTTGACATCATCTCAGCAAGATGCGTAGTAGGAGCAGACGAAAAGCAAGGTAAAAAGGGCTTTAATGCAGAATTTTCTCTAAATATGGCGCATAAAGACACGATAGTCGTTCGCCAAAAAGACAAAGATCTCTATGCAGCGATCGATCTTGCTATCGAAAAGGCTTCAAAAGTTTTAAGAAGAGAGCACGATAAGAAATTTACAGTAAAAGGCAAGGCTGATGATAAAGAATTTCGCTCGAGAATAGGCGAAGAAAAGATCGAAGGTGTTGAGGAGATCGTGCCTATGGAGCTTGAAATTTACAAACCTCTTGAGGTAGAAGAAGCGCTTGATAAACTAAAATCAAGCGATAAACAATTTTACGTATTTAACGATGTCGATGCCAAAATGCGCGTCATCTACAAAAGAACAGACGGAACTTTTGGTCTTTACTAA
- the fliW gene encoding flagellar assembly protein FliW produces the protein MIFSVKSPILGFEHIKTMELIELDKFFVKLASKDDETSFTMINPFALRSYEFDIPSYYEELMEIKESSQLRIYNIIVVALPLEKSTVNFVAPIVCNMDNMTLSQVVLDVTKYPQYGQAEMIENFIQK, from the coding sequence ATGATTTTTAGTGTTAAAAGCCCTATTTTAGGCTTCGAGCATATCAAGACGATGGAACTGATTGAGCTTGATAAATTTTTTGTTAAGCTGGCAAGCAAAGATGACGAAACATCTTTTACTATGATAAATCCTTTTGCATTAAGAAGCTACGAATTTGACATACCAAGTTATTATGAAGAGCTTATGGAGATCAAAGAGAGCTCACAACTTAGAATTTATAACATCATAGTAGTTGCGCTTCCGCTTGAGAAATCAACCGTGAATTTCGTAGCTCCTATCGTTTGTAATATGGACAATATGACCTTGTCTCAAGTGGTTTTAGACGTTACAAAATATCCACAATACGGACAAGCTGAGATGATAGAAAATTTTATACAAAAGTAA